The genomic region TGAAATGAGTTCAGAAGATCCGGCAAATTGATTGAGCGCTTCTTCGGGCTTGAGCTTCTCGGCTGTTTCTATGGCCTTGGAAAATGGAACAAGATCGACACTCTCGGCAAAACCTTGCATACTGAAAACCAGCAACAAGGCTAACGGAATTAATGATGAAGCGAACCTACTGATCCAACAACCCATGTTTCTGGCATAGTAAAATGAGTTCTGGCTGCGTACTCACGCCAAGTTTCCGGTAAATGTTCTTCTTGTGATTTTTGACCGTATTCTCTGAAATGTGAAACTGCCCCGCAAGATTTTCTACAGACGTGCCCTTTATCAGAGCGGTCAATAATTTCTTCTCCGTTTTGGTCAGCTTCAACATAGACTTGAACCCTTCGTCAGGTTTAAACTCCAACGATGTAGCCGTAGAAACGTTCGTGTAGAATTTTGCTGAGTTTAAATTCTGAAGCGCAGCAACGAGGTCTTCGCCACTGGTATCTTTCAACAGGTAAGCATTAGCTCCTGCTTTTCGCGCCTTATCAGCAAGAATCCTGTCGTTGTAACTGGTAAGAATTACCACCTGTGTTTTAGGAGCATGTCGCCTTAAGAACTCCAAAATTTGGAATCCATCTTTCTTCGGCAGGTTAAGATCGAGAAGAACGAGGTCAGGAGCAAATTCTGTGAGTACATCAACTGCAGCAACTCCATCTCCACAAGAACCTACAAGTTCAAACCCCTCCGACATGTTGATCAACCCCTCAAGCGATTGCCTGAAAAGCGGATGATCTTCACATATATAAACGCTCTTCACTTGTTTTGCTTTTTCGGGACAAAGATCGTGCTTACATAACGGACTGGCAAACAACAGCAGAATTGGTTCTGTTAACCCAGTACGTCTCAAAAACGTCAACACTAATTCACAACCGAAGCCTGTTAAGTGAATTGATCATTAGCCGCAATGATCAACCACAAAAGGTTATTCATTGCTAAAAAAAACACCTCTTACCGCTACAGAAATGGCCCCATAGGGCTATTTCGGCACCAAGTGATAAGGATGACATTTGTACTGGAAGAACCCAACGTTCATGAAAGACCCCTTAGACAGATTGATACTTGGACTCCTCTACTTCATTATCACCATCTTATTCCTTGGAGCCTTGGCCTACCTGATACGG from Flavobacteriales bacterium harbors:
- a CDS encoding response regulator transcription factor; this encodes MKSVYICEDHPLFRQSLEGLINMSEGFELVGSCGDGVAAVDVLTEFAPDLVLLDLNLPKKDGFQILEFLRRHAPKTQVVILTSYNDRILADKARKAGANAYLLKDTSGEDLVAALQNLNSAKFYTNVSTATSLEFKPDEGFKSMLKLTKTEKKLLTALIKGTSVENLAGQFHISENTVKNHKKNIYRKLGVSTQPELILLCQKHGLLDQ